A stretch of the Methanomicrobia archaeon genome encodes the following:
- the tpiA gene encoding triose-phosphate isomerase yields MGTWLEIKTPVIVLNEKAYVESAGTKGFELAQICEEVATEQEVSIVICPQQVDLAKIASSVSIPCFAQHAEAVEPGSHTGFVTLESVKEAGAMGTLVNHSEHRLKIADIDFIINKAASLNLLTIVCTNNIAVSTAVAELKPYAVAVEPPELIGTGRSVSKVDPAIVEDTVKAVKRIDEKCVVLCGAGVTNGEDVRAALDLGADGVLLASGVVKAKDPKTVLIDLAAGLQ; encoded by the coding sequence ATGGGAACTTGGTTGGAAATCAAAACACCGGTAATCGTACTGAACGAGAAGGCGTACGTGGAATCCGCGGGCACTAAAGGCTTCGAACTCGCGCAGATCTGTGAGGAGGTTGCCACCGAGCAGGAGGTAAGTATCGTCATCTGTCCGCAGCAGGTTGACCTTGCGAAGATCGCGTCGTCGGTGAGCATACCGTGTTTCGCACAGCACGCTGAGGCGGTGGAGCCCGGCAGTCATACCGGCTTCGTAACGCTGGAATCCGTAAAGGAAGCGGGCGCAATGGGGACACTGGTGAATCATTCGGAGCACCGGCTGAAGATCGCTGATATCGATTTTATCATAAACAAAGCCGCGAGCTTAAATCTGCTCACGATTGTCTGCACGAACAATATCGCCGTGAGCACGGCAGTTGCGGAATTGAAGCCGTATGCAGTCGCCGTGGAACCGCCCGAACTGATTGGGACCGGGCGGTCGGTCTCGAAGGTTGATCCCGCGATCGTGGAGGACACGGTAAAGGCGGTGAAACGCATTGATGAGAAGTGCGTGGTGCTCTGTGGTGCTGGTGTGACCAACGGCGAGGACGTACGAGCTGCGCTCGATTTGGGTGCTGATGGTGTGCTGCTGGCTTCCGGCGTCGTCAAGGCGAAAGATCCAAAAACGGTATTGATCGATTTGGCAGCAGGATTGCAGTAA
- a CDS encoding HAD-IA family hydrolase — protein MTTQTTYQLVLLDMDGTFLDSRGKGKIPNEWAYNAFKKTLRQYSITLTIDEINRLFLAPLRREGAEGVRQFCNRFGLDSEEFWARREKDVIESKIEAMRSGVIKPCAGSEERIQYLSEKCYLAVMSDSQQACVDYALDYFNLKRYFTIWYGRKSDLESLVKRKPNPFYINRILGELNVPRKKAILADDSPVGVLAAKNAGIDSVLICQNERIKAQCESEPTFIVESINELRKVLYKRKRKAVSANR, from the coding sequence GACGTTCCTCGATTCGCGAGGAAAAGGAAAGATACCAAACGAATGGGCCTATAACGCATTCAAGAAAACGTTGAGGCAGTACAGCATAACACTCACTATCGATGAAATCAACAGGTTGTTCCTTGCTCCGTTGCGTCGCGAGGGTGCAGAAGGGGTGCGGCAATTTTGTAACCGTTTCGGATTGGACAGCGAAGAGTTCTGGGCACGACGTGAGAAGGACGTTATCGAATCAAAGATCGAAGCGATGCGAAGTGGAGTAATAAAACCCTGTGCTGGCTCAGAGGAGAGAATCCAATACCTGAGCGAGAAATGCTATCTTGCAGTCATGAGTGATTCGCAGCAAGCATGTGTGGATTATGCGCTAGATTACTTCAATTTGAAACGGTACTTCACGATCTGGTACGGGCGAAAGAGCGACTTGGAAAGTCTGGTCAAGCGGAAGCCCAATCCGTTTTACATCAATCGAATACTGGGTGAATTGAACGTCCCGCGAAAGAAAGCAATACTGGCTGATGACAGCCCGGTCGGCGTACTAGCGGCCAAAAACGCTGGTATAGATTCCGTGCTCATCTGTCAGAACGAGAGGATAAAGGCACAATGCGAATCCGAACCGACGTTTATCGTCGAGAGTATCAACGAGTTGCGGAAGGTGTTATATAAAAGAAAAAGAAAAGCGGTGAGTGCTAATAGATAG
- a CDS encoding homoserine dehydrogenase: MKTVKISIIGFGYVGAGVAEVIRRKREDIAHKYGMEIKIVGIADLGGIFIDESGLDEAELLKLKTGEKKWERQDNMTTLDLIRDVEHDVMVETTPTNVITGEPGLTHIVTALESGRHVVTSNKGPLALEYSHLVNLAAKQNTELKFEASVGGAMPIISLVRSNLAGNGVLSIQGILNGTCNYILTRMAEEGLPYEHVLKEAQELGLAEADPSKDVEGVDTAVKLVILANAVFGMNATYKDVEMAGITNITSDALQLAEEAGYVIKLIGEVNMEGGLKVRPRLVPKHDPLNVSGTLNVATIKTDLAGDITVIGKGAGPIEAASAILADIISIYS; the protein is encoded by the coding sequence ATAAAGACGGTAAAGATTTCGATCATCGGGTTTGGCTATGTCGGAGCCGGCGTAGCGGAAGTGATACGAAGGAAGCGGGAGGATATAGCGCACAAATACGGCATGGAAATAAAGATCGTAGGTATAGCGGACTTGGGCGGTATTTTTATTGATGAGAGCGGTCTGGACGAAGCGGAACTCTTGAAGCTCAAGACAGGCGAGAAGAAGTGGGAAAGGCAGGATAATATGACAACGCTCGATCTCATACGAGATGTCGAGCACGATGTTATGGTCGAGACAACGCCGACGAACGTCATTACCGGCGAGCCGGGTTTGACGCATATAGTTACCGCTTTAGAGTCCGGCAGGCACGTGGTCACGTCGAATAAAGGCCCGCTTGCATTAGAGTATTCACACTTGGTGAACCTCGCAGCGAAGCAGAACACGGAACTGAAATTCGAGGCGTCGGTCGGCGGAGCTATGCCGATAATCTCATTGGTGCGCAGTAATCTCGCGGGTAACGGCGTGCTCTCGATACAGGGCATTTTGAATGGCACGTGCAATTATATCCTCACGCGAATGGCAGAGGAAGGACTGCCCTACGAGCACGTGCTGAAAGAGGCGCAGGAGCTCGGCTTGGCAGAGGCAGACCCGTCGAAAGACGTTGAAGGGGTAGATACCGCAGTAAAGCTCGTTATACTTGCCAATGCCGTCTTCGGGATGAACGCAACGTACAAGGACGTGGAAATGGCAGGGATTACCAATATAACCTCGGACGCGTTGCAATTGGCGGAAGAGGCTGGGTACGTGATAAAATTAATCGGTGAGGTGAACATGGAGGGCGGTTTGAAGGTGAGGCCACGGTTGGTGCCAAAACACGATCCGCTGAACGTCAGCGGCACACTGAACGTAGCAACGATAAAAACGGATCTGGCGGGCGATATAACGGTCATTGGAAAGGGCGCGGGGCCGATCGAGGCAGCAAGCGCGATACTCGCGGATATAATAAGCATCTACTCGTAG